The stretch of DNA TTCTTGTGGTAAGATTTGAGGacaaaataaacaggaagtttcAGATAAATCAAGCAAAACGTCAAGAGACAGACGTGTTGGGTTCTATATTGTTTTgactattgttattgttatgTTGATCATTCTTATTggctttattgtttgtttttcagttccAGTTCTTGTACCACTCACAtatgttcaaaataaagcatTCACATTTACAAATCCACAGTCATATAACTTCTGATGTTGAGTTTATTGTTTCTCCCAGTGCTTGTGTGGATGGTCCAGTTTAGTCCATGCACATTACGTTGATTGCAAATACCACTGTGTGGATAATTCTAATATATGACCTGTAATTATTTGACATTGAAAAATAGTATATTATAAAAAATGCTTTGCATAAACTATATTAACGCCCTTTTGACAGTATATGTAAGTCACGGCTGTCTGCACAATAGGCAGAAACTGTACAGGCTTTTCTTTGTCGCTTTAGACAGTGGAGCTGGTGTTCTGAATAAATCTCTGCACTGACATGGAATAAATCATGTCCTCGATCGGAACTCAAATCCTTGGTTTTGTTTCCTCGGGGATTTATTTGGGTGAAACACCGCACTTGTTTGTCAAAGTTTCCGTGCAAGAACTAGACAAACAGGCTTAATGCGGAGGTGGAATGATATTTACATGTGAAACTATGTTGGCGAACTGacactttttctctcttttgaaCTGTCATCGCGTAATTTCGTATTGCTTTTCCTCGGGTAGTGTTTTGTAGTCATGGAGCGAAGCGTCAACGCAGACCCATTTCAGCGCTCTGACAGCAGCGGTGGGTGTTCTGACCGGGCCTTTTCAAACTGGACCGAGGCTCACACATTCACTAAAAGGTCTTTTCGAATCTTTACAGATCGGTGGACATGGTGGCGCAACTGGCTCGGATTCTGGTGAGCTTTTGCCCACGTTGCCATGCAAGCATTTATAAAATCGCAGAATAAAAGCGGTATATTTAAACATATTTGCAGAAAGATGATACAGTGTGGTAATAAATATGGTAAATAAGATTAATTATTATGGTAGTCTTATGGGAATGTTTATTATGCTCTGACAAGATTGTAGTATCGGTAAATTTGAGGTGGCATAATCAGAAATTGTTCAACTTTGCTCGTGTAAATGCTATTCTGATAAAGTCTTAATAACAACTTGTGTAGCTGTAAAGGACGTTTGTGTCCCCTCTgatttaaagttttattattattaatgtcaAGAAATACTTAGCAGGATATGggtgatttttttatttggggtgtgggggggggggggggggggggggcagttatcAGTTCATCTACCACATCATCTCATCTCCTCAGGTTCCTTGGCTTGTGTAACAACTTTGGCTATGTTGTAATGCTGAGCGCTGCCCACGACATCCTCAGAAAACAAGAGTCGGGAAACAGCACATTGACTGTGAGAACTATTCTCTTATTTGCAGTCATAACTGTTAAAGCCTAGGTTTGATCTTGTGATCTCCCCACAAAGCTAATGCTGCAGGGCACATTTTACTTATATTCCTGTGTCTGTTAGGCCTCAGCCACACTGGCCGTGGATTTCCAAGTGAGGAACAACAGCAATGCTAGTCGCTATGACTGCAATCCTGTGTCTACTGCGGTAAATACATGTGCTGACAGATAATCATTAGCTTCTTGTTTTGTGACGGAATCAACCTTAAGTAAGCAGCACTAAAACAgaactgaaaacagaaatgacGTGTCATGGCATGTTCATTTTATggcttcctttttttaaaaaccagtgTTTATCTGAATAATGAATTCCCTATATTCCCCTTCAGGCTGTGCTCTTAGCCGACATCCTCCCATCACTCAGTGTCAAGCTGGCAGCTCCCTTTGTGATCCATGCAGTGCCTTATGGGTAAGCCAGTATGTACTGCATTACAATATGAAAGGCTTCCAGTAAAAGGCTCATTGAATTACACACAACAAGTGAAAGCCTTCAGTAAACATTCTAAATGTCATTACCCTgagtttaaaaggaaaacatttgAGAGAGCTAACTGTGATGTGGTTAGTCTGAgttatttatttctataaatAGTATAAATAATGAAAGTGTCATTCCTTTGTCCCTTTTCAGCTTCAGAGTGATGATCTGTGTCGTCATGACAGCAACAAGTTTCCTACTTGTGGCCTTCTCTTCAGCTGTGTGGATGAGTATTCTTGGTAAAAGGCCTcttttttatttagaaataaaGAATTTTGACTTTTATAATCACCAGgaagtggggaaaaaacccagAATTTCTTAAAATACCtgttaaaatacattttcaaaacTATAAGCAGTTTGGAAGGATAAAATGGGAGATAAGATGTTTGAGGAATATAATTTGCATGATTTAAAGTCCAAGACTAAATGTAGCTCATTTATTCTTCTTTCTTTGAAACAAAAAGTGTGACTCTGTTGTGTGTAGGAGTGATATTTGCCAGTTTCAGCTCTGGTCTGGGAGAGCTGTCCTTCCTCGCGCTTTCAACATTTTTCAGCAGgtaaatgtttgtctttatgTCCTTTGCTGAAGTTTGATATGAAATAACATCCTGATACACcctttttaatcaaaaatgGCATGTCTAAGGTATGTTGTCTGTCCTTTTAATACAGAAGGCATGTTTTTAAGACAGTGTTATAGGGCCTTTGTATTCTGAaaatttacaattttttttctttttaaacaatcacattgatttattagATTGATGTCAGAATTCCCCAAATCTGTGAATCCTGACCTTTGTGCAGTGTTTTGTTTATTAgtggtgtttttattcatttttgtacAACATAGAGAAACACACCCAGGTGACACCAAAGCAAAAAGGAGGGTCTATTAAGTAATTTTAAGACGTAGATAGAAAAGAACCTCAATTTGGATGCTGCCTATCTGTGAGGTGTTCAAATGTATCACAGTGTGAACCAGCAGATTTCCCACAAAGTGCAAAAACATTTGACTGATCTGAGACTCAGTTGCTTTCAGGTCTGATTGTGAGAATAATTCTCGTGTTTAACAGCGAACACCGAAAAGGAAAGGTTGTGCAGACGACACTGTTCAGTTGCTCTAATTACTTCTGAGTAAACTTTAAGCCACTTACACTCTCTAGCAGATCCTGTTGGACTGATTGCTCCTATTTTGCTTTTCTGCTCTTCAAAATTGGAACCTGTATTTATTGCTGTAGCATTTAACCAAGTTTATTTTTCACTACATCTCTGCATGAAGTGATCTATGTATCAGCGCACTCAGACACTTATTATGGGACATGATGTTCAATTTTTGGCCCCTTTGATGAAATCTCAAAGCTCTGTGTAACGTTCAAAGACCAGTGGACGATGGGAAAACAAAACCACTTTAATTTGAACAACGCTGGTTTCCAAGGGATGTGCTGGGAGGATGGGGCTCGGGCACTGGTGGTGCTGGCGTCGCCGGAGCCTTGCTGTACTCGGCCCTGACCCAAGCAGGCCTCTCACCACGAATTACTCTTCTCACCATGCTGGTCGTCCCGTTTTCTATGATCCTCAGGCAAGtgtggcttttattttttctttctcggGCTTTGCTTCTGCTGAAAATACTAAACCATTCCTCCCCCAACAGCTATTTCTGCCTTCTTGTTTTTCCAACGCGGTTATCTCATTGGAAACCCTCAATGAACGACTGCCTGGTTTCTTGCtccgaggagagagagaggctgataGAGGGAGCAGgcgaggggagagaagaggagcaggagaagcctGGTAATTGTACACTGTGCAACCTGCACTGCGGTCTGTTAAAGGTCAATACATTTTCAGCAGT from Takifugu flavidus isolate HTHZ2018 chromosome 18, ASM371156v2, whole genome shotgun sequence encodes:
- the cln3 gene encoding battenin; this encodes MERSVNADPFQRSDSSDRWTWWRNWLGFWFLGLCNNFGYVVMLSAAHDILRKQESGNSTLTASATLAVDFQVRNNSNASRYDCNPVSTAAVLLADILPSLSVKLAAPFVIHAVPYGFRVMICVVMTATSFLLVAFSSAVWMSILGVIFASFSSGLGELSFLALSTFFSRDVLGGWGSGTGGAGVAGALLYSALTQAGLSPRITLLTMLVVPFSMILSYFCLLVFPTRLSHWKPSMNDCLVSCSEERERLIEGAGEGREEEQEKPEAVTPEPLSLTEKRHIIRSLLKFMFPLGLVYFAEYFINQGLMELLYFPNFFLSHAEQYRWYQTLYQLGVLVSRSSLCCVKIRKLWLLALLQILNAVLLLFAVGYQFLPSAWLVFVIILYEGLLGGAAYVNTFFFISKEAKDRQREFSMSTASVGDSFGIALAALVAFPVHRYFCSL